The following proteins are encoded in a genomic region of Bosea beijingensis:
- a CDS encoding cytosine deaminase, translating into MTTGFARLPDASAFRLSDLRVPACLIEGGDLPADRNGLARVDLAIAGGRIAAIEPARATTGAEPALSLDGGIVLPRLVDAHVHLDKGHIWPRSPNPDGTFPGALNTVGADREANWSAQDVRARMDFSLRTAFAHGTAAMRTHLDSLGKQIGISWPVYAELRAEWAGRIALQATPLFGADAALDPAHMQAVIAAVKAHGDKLLGCVTYMIPELDRALDILFLAAIENGFDLDFHVDETNDPAARSLEHIADAALRHRFEGKILCGHCCSLALQAPEDGARIIAKVREAGIAVVSLPLCNMYLQDRQQGRTPRWRGVTALHELKAAGVPVMIASDNTRDPFYAYGDLDLVEVLREGTRILQLDHSGPDWANAVARTPAQAMGIEAGVITVGGPADLVLTRARDWTELFSRPQADRTVLISGRAIDRTLPDYRELDHLMGRAS; encoded by the coding sequence GTGACGACCGGTTTCGCCCGCCTGCCAGATGCCTCTGCCTTCCGGCTGTCCGATCTACGCGTACCCGCCTGCCTGATCGAGGGCGGCGATCTCCCGGCTGACCGCAACGGGCTGGCGCGTGTCGACCTCGCCATCGCGGGTGGCCGTATCGCGGCGATCGAGCCTGCCAGGGCGACCACAGGGGCCGAGCCAGCTTTGAGCCTCGATGGCGGCATCGTGCTGCCGCGACTCGTCGATGCCCATGTCCATCTCGACAAGGGCCATATCTGGCCGCGCAGCCCCAATCCGGACGGTACCTTTCCGGGCGCACTGAACACGGTCGGTGCCGATCGCGAGGCGAACTGGTCGGCGCAGGACGTGCGGGCGCGGATGGATTTCTCGCTGCGAACCGCCTTCGCGCATGGCACCGCGGCCATGCGGACGCATCTCGATTCTTTGGGCAAGCAGATCGGGATTTCCTGGCCGGTTTATGCCGAGTTGCGGGCGGAATGGGCCGGGCGCATCGCGCTTCAGGCTACGCCGTTGTTCGGCGCCGATGCCGCGCTGGACCCCGCACATATGCAGGCGGTGATCGCCGCCGTGAAGGCGCATGGCGACAAGCTCTTGGGCTGCGTCACCTATATGATCCCGGAGCTCGACCGGGCACTCGACATCCTGTTCCTGGCGGCGATCGAGAACGGCTTCGATCTCGACTTCCATGTCGACGAGACCAACGATCCGGCGGCGCGCTCGCTGGAGCACATAGCGGACGCAGCTTTGCGCCATCGCTTCGAGGGGAAAATCCTCTGCGGGCATTGCTGCTCGCTCGCGCTTCAGGCGCCCGAGGATGGGGCGCGAATCATCGCAAAGGTTCGCGAGGCCGGCATCGCCGTGGTCTCGCTGCCGCTGTGCAACATGTATCTGCAGGACCGCCAGCAAGGACGCACGCCGCGCTGGCGCGGCGTCACGGCATTGCATGAACTGAAGGCTGCCGGGGTGCCGGTGATGATCGCCTCCGACAATACCCGCGACCCCTTCTACGCCTATGGCGATCTCGACCTCGTCGAGGTGCTGCGCGAGGGCACGCGCATCCTCCAGCTCGATCATTCCGGACCTGACTGGGCCAATGCCGTGGCCCGCACGCCGGCGCAGGCGATGGGGATCGAGGCCGGTGTCATCACGGTGGGCGGGCCGGCCGATCTCGTCCTGACGCGAGCGCGCGACTGGACCGAACTCTTCTCCCGGCCGCAGGCCGATCGCACCGTGCTGATTTCCGGCCGTGCGATCGACCGGACCTTGCCTGATTACCGCGAACTCGACCATCTGATGGGCAGAGCATCATGA